From Chryseotalea sp. WA131a:
TTTTATCAATACCTTCGCGCCATGCTCCGCTACCTGCTACAACGCCCCATTGCCGTAAGTATGACGCTACTGGTGTCCCTTGCACTCAGTGTGCTACTTTATCTAAACCTGCCCGTATCACTACTACCAGCTTTAGATGTGCCTGAGATAACGGTGGCGGTGCGATATCCCAACGGCAGTCCCGAGGAGATTGAACAAAATCTATTGAAGCCTATCCGCGAAGGTATGCTTACGCTAGGTGGATTGAAAGCAACTGAAAGCTTGGCGCAAAATGAAACTGGCAAAGTTTCGCTGCGGTTTGAGTATGGCACCGTGATGAACTTGGCCTACATAGAAGCCAACGAAAAGATAGACCGCCTCATTCCTCTGTTGCCGCGCAATGTAGAACGCCCCACGGTGATCAAGTCTAGCACAGCAGACATACCCATGGCACGCATACAGGTGGTGCCCAAGTTAAAGATTGATTTGTTGGCCGCATCAGAACTGGTGACCAAGGTGCTGAAGCGAAGGCTGGAGCAATTGGAAGGGGTGGGTGTAGTGGATGTAAACGGTACACAAGAGCGCGTGATCCGCATTGCACCCAATGAAGAAGTGATGCAAAGCCTCGGCCTTACAGACAGAGATGTTATTCAAATCATACAAAACTCAAACCTGGCGCTCGGTTCGCTTTCGGTGAAAGATGGCAACTACCGCTACTTTCTCAAACTGGCCTCACCTATGCGCAGTCCAAAAGAAATCGAAGAGCTTCCCGTAAAACTTCCTGGCAACTCAGGAGCGGTGCAGCTAAAACAAGTAGCGCGCGTGTACTTAGAGCCGGCCAGGCAAATGGGCTTTCATATTTTTCAATCGCAAGAAGGGATCGTTATTACCGTACACAAGCAAGCACAGGCGCGCCTGCCAGAGCTGATGCCCAAATTATACGCAGCCGTGGAGCAGTTCCGGATAGAGTACCCCCAGGTTGCTTTTGATGTCACACAAGACCAATCGCTGCTGCTTACACTCAGCATCCAAAATTTGTCGCAGTCATTAATATGGGGCGGGCTGATTGCTTTTGGCGTGTTATTTCTTTTTATGCGTGGCTGGCGCGAGCCGTTGATCATGGGCATTGTGCTGCCGCTTTCTCTTTTGCTTGCGTTCTCCATTTTTGCACTATTCCATATCTCGCTCAATGTGATTTCGCTCAGCGGCCTGGCGCTGGGGCTTGGCATGTTGGTGGACAACTCTATTGTAGTGATCGACTCCATCATGCTGAAGCGAAGAGAGGGCAACCTTTTACTCGATAGCTGCGTGGCGGGCACGCAAGAAGTGATTGCTCCGTTGATCAGCTCTGCCCTCACCAACTTGGTGGTGCTCACTCCGCTTATTTTTTTGAGTGGCATCACGGGCGCTTTGTTCTACGACCAGGCCGTTTCGGTTGCGGCCATCCTTTCGGTTTCACTGCTTTGCACTTTCTTGGTAGTGCCACTGCTCTATCTGTTGTTTTTTAAGAACAAACCTTTTGATTCGCGCGAGGACAGTTCGTTTTTTTTGGCTATGAAATCCGCTTATAAAAAATCTTTTGAATGGGTATGGTCGCACAAAAAAGTGAGCTTGGCTTTGATGTCTCTCTTAATTCCTACTGCCATTGTTTTGACCATCACGTTGCCCAAAGAAGGCTTGCCACAAATTGAACGGAAAGAAACGGTGATCTCCGTTGACTGGAATGAACCCATTGGGGCTGAGGAGTGCCGCGACCGTGTGGATGAACTTATTTCCAAAAATAAAGCACTCTTTAAAATAGCCGAAGCCGAAGTGGGCTACCAACAGTTTTTGTTGAGCCGCGAAAGTTATTCGGCACAGCATGCTGAAATTTATCTCGCCTACACTAACCGGCAGGAAAAAGCAAAAGGCGATGAGGCCTTGAAAAAATATTTTCAATTCAGGTATCCCTTGGCCTCAGCTCAATTGCGCAATGCACCCAATGCCTTCGAGCAACTCTTTACCTCTGATCAGCCTTTGCTGGAAGCTCGCTTCCGCGATTTAAAATCGAAACGGGCTCTTTCGATCTTGCGGGCAGATAGTTTATTGAACAGCACTTTGAAAAGCGTGAATGGAAAAGCGAGAAAGGGTTTTGAAAAAGAGACCATGGCTTTTCTGCATATTGATTTCACAAAACTGCAACAGTATGGCATTGCCTACGAAACAGTCATCGAAAAGTTAAAACTATCATTTGGTGAATACCTGATCACAGACTTTAAGGATTTTGGCGAAGTACTACCAGTAGTCTTTCAGCCTTTTGATGGTGATTTTAATGAAGCTCTTCAAAACCTTCGAGTGCCATCCTCGCAGGGGATCCAATATCCCATTCAGGAATTAATGGAGGTGGAGTTTAGAGAGAGCTACCAATACATCACGGCCGATGCCTCTGGCATTTTTCAATCTGTGGGGATAGAGGAGGTGCAAAATTTATCTCAAATTAATGACGGGTTACAGGCTGTTTCAAAAGCACAGGATGTGATCGTAGAATTCACAGGACGGTGGTTTGAAAATGAAAAGAACTTCAAACAGCTTGCCACCATACTGCTTATTTCAGTATTACTAATGTATGTTATATTAACGGCCGAGTTTGAATCTTTAAAGCAACCTTTTCTAGTGATGATCACTCTCCCACTCGGTTTAGCCGGAAGTTTACTATTGTTGTGGGTTACCGGAGGCACGCTGAATATCATGTCGGGCATTGGCTTGATTGTAGTATTGGGTGTGCTGGACAACGATGCGATTTTAAAGATAGATCGAATAAATCGGCTGAGAGAAAGGCTGCCCTTAGAACAAGCTATTCGACAAGCCGGGCTTGACCGCCTCAAGCCTATTGTGATGAATACCTGCACCAATGTGTTGGCCATCACGCCCATTGTTTTTTCTTCTGGCTTGGGTGCAGACCTTCAGCGGCCGGTAGCGATTACTACCATCGGTGGCTTAGTCGTGGGTACCTTTACGGCTTTGTATTTTGTGCCGTTGGTATATTGGTATTTTGTCGGAAAGAATTCATAGCACTTTCACGGGGGCATCATGAGCCAACTGCAAATTGTTAGTGATGATTACTGCTTGATTTTCTTTTAATCCTTCTATTATTTCAATCTCTTTTCCATTCTCTCTGCCCACGGTTACATAATTCCATTTAGCCAATCCTCTCTCTGCCGTAAAAACAACATGCTTGCCAGAACGGATCACCACTGCTTCCTTGGGCACAATAATGTTTTTATTGTAGGGTATTATAAAAGTTATTTGCACGCTCATGCCCGGCAATAGATCCTTATTCTTCTGTAGCTTCGTCACTACTTTAACTAAGTTTGATTTCTCATCCACGCGTGGGTTGACCTCGCTGACTATGCCCTTTAGTATGTCGCCCGTCTCTGAAAGCGTTATAATTTCTGCCCCACTACTAGCAGTTAGTTTTAAAGCGTCTGCCTCTAAAACGTGCGAAACTACCACTAAACTATTGGAGTCATGTAAGCGGCATAACACTTGACCCACTGTAACAGTGCCGCCTTGCTTTACATCCAAGTCAGAAACAATACCAGAAACCGTTGCTTTGATAAATGTATTCTCAAATTCCATTTTTGCTTCCCTGTAACCAATCTCAGCCGTTGCCAGTCCGCTGGTAACCCTGATGTTTTCAATTGCCTTCTTAAATTTAACAGTATCAGCATTGTTTGGGTATCCAATGATCAGATCGTTGTAAGCAACTTGCTTTTCTCGTAGTTGAATGTTTGCCCTATCAAATGCCAACTTCTGCTTTTCGTTATTAAGTTCAGCAAGTATTGCACCCTTTGTCACAAAATTTCCATTATTGGTATTGATGGCAGCAATCAGCCCTGCTGCCTTACTTTGGATTTGAACATCCACCAAAGACTGCACTTTGCCAGATGCGCGAACTAAATATTCAAAACGGGAACTCTTGGCCAACACAGTGGTCACTTCAGTTGCTGGGATTTCTACTCGCAGTGTCTGAGGATCCTCTTCCTTGATTGTCTTGCTGGCACAAGACCAACCGATCAGTAAAATCAATAATTTAATTGTGCGCGAACCATTCATACCTTTTGATCTTGCTGAAAAGATACTACTTTAATTCAAAATTCGCTCCTTAGTGCATTCACTTGTCAGGCGTGTACAGCAGCGTTCCGGTGGCAAAATCAAAAAGCGTTAGCCTTCTAAGATTAAAATAAGAAGACCAGTAGGTGCGTAAAGCTTCCAAATAACTTCGCTTAGCATTGTCTTTTTCGGTTAGTGCAATATTTAAATTTGTGATATCGATCTTGCCAATCAAATAACGATTCTGTGCCACATTGTATCTCTCGCGCGCTACTTGGTCTGACTTCTTCGTTATTTCAATCTGAAGGCGAAGTAGCTCAAATTGACGCACCTGAGTAATGATCTCCTGTTCGGCATTCACCTCATCTTGTGCAATTGTATAGTCATTCAGTTTTTTGTTTGCATAAGCTGTTTGCATGGTTGCTTTATTTCTTCCCCAGTTGAGTACAGGAATATTGAAGCCCACATTGAATTGTTGTTGTTGCTGCGGGTTGTTGTACAAATCGCCTACAACTAGCCCAACATTATTAAGGCCATAAGAAGCAACCAACGTTGTTGCGAGACGACTGCCTTTGGCTCTTGCCACTTCGCTCTCTGCTTCCAGTCGTCTTCGCTCAAATGAAACATAAGCCGCTCGATTGAGCTTTGCATATCTAAGAGCCTCGTCCAAATTAGGTTCGAGTAAGGGAACTGTCTCTGGAAGTACGAGTTCAAATTCCTCGTCATTCTTGAGACCCAAATAAATGCGCAGGAGCAGGCTAGCATTTTGCTTGTTGATTCGAGCTGCGGCTACGTCTTGCTTGGACTTGAGCAGCTGCAATTCCACCTGCAACAATTTATCTTGTGAGGTAGTGCCGATGTTATAGCGACCTTGCTCAATTTTAAAAATGGTGTCGTTGTTGGCTAAATTAAATCGTGCAATTTGTTCATCAATCTGGGCGGCAATCACCCGAAAAAAAAGATCCGAGGCGTTTTGAGAAATAAACTCTAACTGCTCGACAAATTCTCTCTTTGACTCCTCATACTTCAACGGCAAAGTCAGCCGATCCCATTTAAAACTATTGTAAGCATAAATGGGCTGGTCCAATCTAATATTAAAAACATTTCCACTCCACAGTTTAGAGTCCCTCGCGATGTCGGTAAAGTAATTGAAATTTGTATTTGCGGAAATAGTACCACCGGTCCACCGAAGCGGCTGCTGTAAACCCACGTTCACTAACGAATTCGTTTGGTTAATAGGTTGAAACAATCTTGAACCATCTTGTTGAACAACCTGCACATAACTCAAGCTATAAGAAGGTGCATTCCCACTAATTGCTAACTGGGGGTTATAGCGTGCCCTAAAAGTACGGTACTCCCAATACCTCGTCTCCTTTGCTGTTTCTGTTCGTTTAGAAGAAGGAGACTGAGCGCGCGCGCGCGCTATCACATCTTCGATTGTAAGTTTGTTTTGGGCGTGAACCGTCAGGGAGCCTACCAACAAAAAAAGAAAAATAATTTTATTCATAACGTAACGATGCAATTGGGTCTTGCTGGGCGGCTTTGCGTGCAGGCGCGATTCCGAAAATCAGGCCCACGGTGGCAGCTACACCAAAGGATAAAACAATAGAAGTAAAACTGATAATCGTAGGAATATTGGCGAAGGATGAAACCAAGTAGGCAAATACAACACCCAACACAACACCAATAATCCCTCCGCTCACACTGATCATCACGGCTTCAAATAAAAATTGCTGCACCACATCGCTCTTACGTGCGCCAATGGCGAGGCGCAAACCAATTTCTTTGATACGCTCCAGCACCGATGCGAGCATAATATTCATGATACCAATACCTCCCACCAACAAGGATATACCCGCAATGGCGCCAAGCACATAATTAAAAATATCGTTGGTTCGCTGTTGTTGCTTCAGAAGTAGTTCGGGGATTTCAATTTCATAATCAACCACATCGTAATGACGTCTCTTTAACATTCGAGAAATAACTTCTGCCGTTGCTTGCAGTTTCTGCGTTTGGTCTACCTGCAAAACCAATCGATCCAATTGATGGTAATTTTTCTTTTCTTGTTCATTTTCTGTGCTTGCGTTTTGTGCATTTCCGTTCGAATTCCCTTGGCTTCTCATCGCGGCTAATCGGATGCCTTCTGTGGTAACCAAATCGCGATTGCGGTAGCGAACCAAAACGGTTTGAAGCGGAGCATAGACATCCATGTTAAAATCTCGAATGCCTAACTTATTGATGCTCGCTTGCGAAACAGTACGCTCTTTTAAAACTCCTATTATCGTTAACCAATGCGTACCAACTTTCATTGTTTTACCGACTGGATTTTCTTTTGGAAAAAATCGACTCTTCAATGCCGAACCGATAATGCAAACGGGCGAACCTGTCCTTCGGTGTTCCTCACTAAATAGAGCACCATCCGATAACTGAAAATCATAAATAGTAAAGTAGGCAGGATCTACCCCTACTAACTTGGCAGATCGCCTAAAACCATTGCGAATAACATAGGTGTCTAATATAATTTCAGGACTTACCTGAGTGAGTGTAGGTATTGTCTCGTGAATACTTTGCACATCACGCACGGTCAACCCGGGTGAAAATTTCTTCTTTTCCTTCTTGCCTACTTTTTCATTCACCTTTTCATCTTTTTGCTCAATGATCGGCTTGATCACAATATTATTTACACCTACTAGCTTAATTTGATTAAGAATTTCTTGTTGTGCTCCGTTACCAATCGCAAGCATCGCAATCACGGCTGCCACTCCAAAAATAATTCCGAGTGCTGTTAATAGTGACCTAATTCGATTGGCAATTACTGCATCAATGGCAATTAATAAATTTGCCAGCAAGCGAGGGGTTACAATGCTTTTAAGTTTCACAAATCAGTTTTAATGAAAGTTTGGGTCAATTTCGATACTGCTTCAAATTGAGGATGATTCTAATTGACTTTGCTAACAACCTTTACAGGCTCTGTTGTGGGAACATCCTTTTCCTCTTTTTTTCTTCGCTTCCCGTTTAATTCTGGCAATAAACTAATTTTATCATTTTCCATTCCAGTAGGCACCGACAAATACACTTTTTCATCGGCTTGAAGGCCTGCTGTTATCACTGCTTCATTTGAATTGGTCTCTCCAACAATTACCTCTTGCTTACTAATATTCGCTCCATCTTTTCTAAAAACATACGTAATCGAATCGTATTGCACATGCAAAGATTCCAATGGAATAAACATTACATCGTTCAATACTTGTGCAATGATTTTATTACTAGTAGTCATGGATGGGCGCAGCGCTGGGTCAGTTCCATCAATCTCTATCAACACTTCAAAAACCTTTGCGTCAGAGTTAGGTTTCTGCTCGCCTACGTTGGCTACTTTGGTCACCACTCCTTTCAATCTTTTATCAGGGTCAGAGTCTAATCCAATCGTTACCTTCTGGCTTGGCTTGACTTTTCTCACATCCACTTCATTCACAAAAGTTTTCGATTGCATTTTTGTAAGATCGGGGAGCGTAGCCACGGTTGGCTCCCACATGCCTATGCGCGACCCTTCCTTAATCGGCTTACCATCCCAACCCTTCGAATAAATGACCATTCCATCTTCGGGTGCGAGTACATTAAATGACTCCAAGATTTTATTCATCCCATCAAAGTCTGCTTGCACTTTGCGCAACTCAGCACCCACCTCGCGCATTTTCTCCACGTTCTGGTTTTTCTTGATTTTATAATTTTCTAAAGCCTGTTGATAGGCCCGATTGGCTTTCTCCAGATTAATCTCTGCCTGCTTAATAGTGGCGGGTGGCTCAAATTTCGACTGCTGTAAAATTATCTCCTTCTCTTCTGCACCGTATTTTAGATTAATCAACTCATCACGTGATTGCCGCATGAGCAAAGTTGTATCGAGTTGGGTTTGAACAAATTTGGATTGGGCTTTCTCGTGGTCAATTTTCTTTTGGTTGTACTTTGTCTGAAATTCAGAGCGGTCTAGTGTTGCCACCCAATCTCCCTTTTTTACAATTGTCCCCTCATCCACAATTTTTTGTAGCGTAACTTCCCAAATTTGAAATTGAATAACCCCGGTTGGCCCGATGATCTTTACTGAGTTTTTTGCCTCCAAT
This genomic window contains:
- a CDS encoding efflux RND transporter permease subunit is translated as MLRYLLQRPIAVSMTLLVSLALSVLLYLNLPVSLLPALDVPEITVAVRYPNGSPEEIEQNLLKPIREGMLTLGGLKATESLAQNETGKVSLRFEYGTVMNLAYIEANEKIDRLIPLLPRNVERPTVIKSSTADIPMARIQVVPKLKIDLLAASELVTKVLKRRLEQLEGVGVVDVNGTQERVIRIAPNEEVMQSLGLTDRDVIQIIQNSNLALGSLSVKDGNYRYFLKLASPMRSPKEIEELPVKLPGNSGAVQLKQVARVYLEPARQMGFHIFQSQEGIVITVHKQAQARLPELMPKLYAAVEQFRIEYPQVAFDVTQDQSLLLTLSIQNLSQSLIWGGLIAFGVLFLFMRGWREPLIMGIVLPLSLLLAFSIFALFHISLNVISLSGLALGLGMLVDNSIVVIDSIMLKRREGNLLLDSCVAGTQEVIAPLISSALTNLVVLTPLIFLSGITGALFYDQAVSVAAILSVSLLCTFLVVPLLYLLFFKNKPFDSREDSSFFLAMKSAYKKSFEWVWSHKKVSLALMSLLIPTAIVLTITLPKEGLPQIERKETVISVDWNEPIGAEECRDRVDELISKNKALFKIAEAEVGYQQFLLSRESYSAQHAEIYLAYTNRQEKAKGDEALKKYFQFRYPLASAQLRNAPNAFEQLFTSDQPLLEARFRDLKSKRALSILRADSLLNSTLKSVNGKARKGFEKETMAFLHIDFTKLQQYGIAYETVIEKLKLSFGEYLITDFKDFGEVLPVVFQPFDGDFNEALQNLRVPSSQGIQYPIQELMEVEFRESYQYITADASGIFQSVGIEEVQNLSQINDGLQAVSKAQDVIVEFTGRWFENEKNFKQLATILLISVLLMYVILTAEFESLKQPFLVMITLPLGLAGSLLLLWVTGGTLNIMSGIGLIVVLGVLDNDAILKIDRINRLRERLPLEQAIRQAGLDRLKPIVMNTCTNVLAITPIVFSSGLGADLQRPVAITTIGGLVVGTFTALYFVPLVYWYFVGKNS
- a CDS encoding efflux RND transporter periplasmic adaptor subunit, coding for MNGSRTIKLLILLIGWSCASKTIKEEDPQTLRVEIPATEVTTVLAKSSRFEYLVRASGKVQSLVDVQIQSKAAGLIAAINTNNGNFVTKGAILAELNNEKQKLAFDRANIQLREKQVAYNDLIIGYPNNADTVKFKKAIENIRVTSGLATAEIGYREAKMEFENTFIKATVSGIVSDLDVKQGGTVTVGQVLCRLHDSNSLVVVSHVLEADALKLTASSGAEIITLSETGDILKGIVSEVNPRVDEKSNLVKVVTKLQKNKDLLPGMSVQITFIIPYNKNIIVPKEAVVIRSGKHVVFTAERGLAKWNYVTVGRENGKEIEIIEGLKENQAVIITNNLQLAHDAPVKVL
- a CDS encoding TolC family protein translates to MNKIIFLFLLVGSLTVHAQNKLTIEDVIARARAQSPSSKRTETAKETRYWEYRTFRARYNPQLAISGNAPSYSLSYVQVVQQDGSRLFQPINQTNSLVNVGLQQPLRWTGGTISANTNFNYFTDIARDSKLWSGNVFNIRLDQPIYAYNSFKWDRLTLPLKYEESKREFVEQLEFISQNASDLFFRVIAAQIDEQIARFNLANNDTIFKIEQGRYNIGTTSQDKLLQVELQLLKSKQDVAAARINKQNASLLLRIYLGLKNDEEFELVLPETVPLLEPNLDEALRYAKLNRAAYVSFERRRLEAESEVARAKGSRLATTLVASYGLNNVGLVVGDLYNNPQQQQQFNVGFNIPVLNWGRNKATMQTAYANKKLNDYTIAQDEVNAEQEIITQVRQFELLRLQIEITKKSDQVARERYNVAQNRYLIGKIDITNLNIALTEKDNAKRSYLEALRTYWSSYFNLRRLTLFDFATGTLLYTPDK
- a CDS encoding ABC transporter permease produces the protein MVTPRLLANLLIAIDAVIANRIRSLLTALGIIFGVAAVIAMLAIGNGAQQEILNQIKLVGVNNIVIKPIIEQKDEKVNEKVGKKEKKKFSPGLTVRDVQSIHETIPTLTQVSPEIILDTYVIRNGFRRSAKLVGVDPAYFTIYDFQLSDGALFSEEHRRTGSPVCIIGSALKSRFFPKENPVGKTMKVGTHWLTIIGVLKERTVSQASINKLGIRDFNMDVYAPLQTVLVRYRNRDLVTTEGIRLAAMRSQGNSNGNAQNASTENEQEKKNYHQLDRLVLQVDQTQKLQATAEVISRMLKRRHYDVVDYEIEIPELLLKQQQRTNDIFNYVLGAIAGISLLVGGIGIMNIMLASVLERIKEIGLRLAIGARKSDVVQQFLFEAVMISVSGGIIGVVLGVVFAYLVSSFANIPTIISFTSIVLSFGVAATVGLIFGIAPARKAAQQDPIASLRYE
- a CDS encoding HlyD family efflux transporter periplasmic adaptor subunit; this encodes MKLNRTLFIAVGVALALVIAFFIFRGAKAGETADILATVKKGEFRVEVETTGELEAKNSVKIIGPTGVIQFQIWEVTLQKIVDEGTIVKKGDWVATLDRSEFQTKYNQKKIDHEKAQSKFVQTQLDTTLLMRQSRDELINLKYGAEEKEIILQQSKFEPPATIKQAEINLEKANRAYQQALENYKIKKNQNVEKMREVGAELRKVQADFDGMNKILESFNVLAPEDGMVIYSKGWDGKPIKEGSRIGMWEPTVATLPDLTKMQSKTFVNEVDVRKVKPSQKVTIGLDSDPDKRLKGVVTKVANVGEQKPNSDAKVFEVLIEIDGTDPALRPSMTTSNKIIAQVLNDVMFIPLESLHVQYDSITYVFRKDGANISKQEVIVGETNSNEAVITAGLQADEKVYLSVPTGMENDKISLLPELNGKRRKKEEKDVPTTEPVKVVSKVN